acgtaagcagagcctgaatgatgtcacagagcactgggcggaggttgcgcttctcttccacttgcgggcgctagactcccctgaaggtgtgttcactatcttcgcagcggggtgtgaaagccagttcagctcctgaaccccacaattgttcaacagccttttgatgcctgaccggtttcagaagacagaatctgggcgactaggacattttctctcggtaaatacatttatgaagataactgggacccttgtagcccagaaagctaaaagttttccctcgtacagcgagtaaccgtctATTCTGATGTCTTCCATGTTTGAGAGgtcggcggatggtctaggctagtcagtctccggagtttatcatcctttgctaacaatatctaattcataattctactaaaatgccaaagctcctctctgtgcctgtgcattttaggagataatatttctttgggttttttttttttttttttggttcctttgtttttttgtttttttgtttttttttttttcggagctgaggaccgaacccagggccttgtgcttgctaggcaactgctctaccactgagctaaatcccaaacccaggagatattatttctaagtggctgttgttgcctacacaaaaggctcttgttgcggtcgaagatgcaacagcttcgcggaataaacctgggtctgggtcaggatgcacaatacagaaagccagtggactggtgtgctgtgtctctgggcagatacttgtggatgttgccacatagttcatagttagagggtagaagaggggtgtggccatccttctggctcctttgctatcctttctctgttctgcttgcttaaattGGGGGacgggatacttaatcccacactgacctagacattcaaggagaggttcctcagcagaggtaaagtgcctcgggctgaagaaatgtgtctgaatatcttattctgagctgtagagtaccatttgttcatttccctttgaactttacattttgatttttgaagcagggtttttctgtgggtagctttggctatcctggaactaactctgtagaccaggctggccttgatgtcacagaggtctgcctccctctgcctcttgaatgctggaagtaaaggtgtgctccaccattgcccagccctcctacaaacttctgattatgacagaataagattcagatgctcaaacctgtctaccatcaccttcctcacctgctccaaagttctcttagacaagagccttggtccagtgccctcccccaccccacccccattgttcttgcaggcactcacatgacagcggcAACAGCATTgcgtctggtttaagcaggcgagctcttcaaacccaggccacgggcaagtgtgaagcctgaacacagaacggtagccacaagacagtggaccaggatgccgtggcctaccacacgaggtctacagccatgaagaagaggatgtgtctgaggaggatgagcacaccatccttccaggagcggaggaggaggaggccttctccccaggccctggggaacattgtgggctgcagaatttctcatggatggaaggaaggcgatgagcccgtcacccaatggaaggccgtcgttctagatcaactgccaacaaatccctctctctatctggtcaagtatgatggaattgattgtgtctacggactggaacttcacagtgatgagaggattttaaagcttaaggtcttgactcccaaagtagtgtttcctcaagtgaaagatgcccatcCTGccagtgccatggttggccgagctgtggagcataaatttgagggcaaacatggttCTAAGGataactggaggggggtggtcccatcccaggtgccgatcatgaaggactggttttacatcacctacgagaaagatacagtcctatacatctaccagctcttGGATGATTATGCAGAAGGTAACCTCAGTATCATTTCAGAgaatcctccagcagaggtgaagtctgacgttgacagcgacatcttaaccggtcaatgtgtgcagttcaccagaagcaacgggtccaaacagatcgacaaagtcatttaccaagttctagccaagccttctgtgtagttcaccaagtttgatggcgacatccacatctacatctataatctggtggaaaagatccgttaaggtgaaatgcacaaagtgagggggacatagatgggtaatttataggattgggggaaaatgtatgtttttctgtgtttcagatacccaagggcctttgacaaccccagtatcttttccagttgaatttgttttgctctaaaaattaaaatgtgcgatgtgacgtgttgtgtgtgaacactttggtggaggagacggactgtggtggatggaacatggagaggaagccggaaaggtcaaggctgtgaacagtaagtctaatgtcacatagactaaaacaaacaggactgagctggtctggtctttagggagagaaaagaagtggagatgaggcttagaggagcagggatggcatgggggaaaaagatggatgtttaggaagcagtggagaggggccagaaatagatagactctctgaggtgaagtttgaggaagaaacagacagttggggaaatagtggcaggtaacagggaggtggtcttggaactcaaggggaaacccaataaactgatccaagcagactgagaatcagagaagttcggggagtgtttgactaacgaaacctaatgaaacctgtttctcat
This Rattus norvegicus strain BN/NHsdMcwi chromosome 3, GRCr8, whole genome shotgun sequence DNA region includes the following protein-coding sequences:
- the LOC134486249 gene encoding Y-linked testis-specific protein 1-like encodes the protein MKKRMCLRRMSTPSFQERRRRRPSPQALGNIVGCRISHGWKEGDEPVTQWKAVVLDQLPTNPSLYLVKYDGIDCVYGLELHSDERILKLKVLTPKVVFPQVKDAHPASAMVGRAVEHKFEGKHGSKDNWRGVVPSQVPIMKDWFYITYEKDTVLYIYQLLDDYAEGNLSIISENPPAEVKSDVDSDILTGQCVQFTRSNGSKQIDKVIYQVLAKPSV